From a region of the Thiorhodovibrio winogradskyi genome:
- the bchL gene encoding ferredoxin:protochlorophyllide reductase (ATP-dependent) iron-sulfur ATP-binding protein, translated as MQVQLDPSIQIGKAKVFAVYGKGGIGKSTTSSNLSVAFSKLGKRVVQIGCDPKHDSTFTLTKSLVPTVIDVLETVNFHPEELRLDDFVFEGYNGVMCVEAGGPPAGTGCGGYVVGQTVKLLKQHHLLDDTDVVIFDVLGDVVCGGFAAPLQHADRAVIVTANDFDSIFAMNRIASAILAKAKNYKVRLAGVIANRSDQTDEIDRFNAAVGLKTLAHLPNLDIIRRSRLKKSTLFELDSTPELEAAKQQYMNLAQALWDGVDPLCVSPMKDRDLFDFLGFD; from the coding sequence GTGCAGGTGCAGCTTGATCCGAGCATCCAGATCGGCAAGGCCAAGGTCTTCGCCGTCTATGGCAAGGGCGGCATCGGCAAGAGCACGACCAGCTCCAATTTGTCCGTGGCTTTTTCCAAGCTGGGCAAAAGGGTGGTGCAAATCGGTTGCGATCCCAAGCACGATTCCACCTTCACCCTGACCAAGTCCTTGGTGCCGACCGTGATCGATGTGCTCGAGACGGTCAATTTTCATCCCGAGGAACTGCGCCTGGATGACTTTGTGTTCGAGGGTTACAACGGGGTCATGTGTGTCGAGGCGGGCGGACCGCCGGCCGGTACCGGCTGTGGCGGTTATGTGGTGGGGCAGACGGTCAAACTGCTCAAGCAGCATCACCTGTTGGACGACACCGACGTGGTGATTTTCGATGTGCTCGGCGACGTGGTCTGTGGTGGATTCGCGGCGCCCCTGCAGCATGCTGATCGCGCGGTCATTGTCACCGCCAACGATTTCGACTCGATTTTCGCGATGAATCGCATCGCATCGGCTATCCTTGCCAAGGCAAAGAACTATAAAGTGCGACTCGCCGGGGTGATCGCCAATCGCAGTGATCAGACCGACGAGATTGATCGTTTCAACGCGGCGGTCGGGCTGAAAACCCTGGCGCATTTGCCCAACCTCGATATCATTCGCCGCAGTCGGCTGAAGAAATCGACCTTGTTTGAGCTGGACTCCACGCCCGAACTCGAAGCAGCCAAACAGCAGTACATGAATCTGGCGCAAGCCCTTTGGGATGGGGTTGATCCCTTATGTGTCAGCCCGATGAAAGACCGCGATCTGTTCGACTTTTTAGGATTCGACTAA
- the bchM gene encoding magnesium protoporphyrin IX methyltransferase yields MANPSYQQRRGQIETYFDRTAADAWKRLTSDAPLGRIRETVRQGRELMRQTLLEWMPQDLSGCRLLDAGCGTGLLSVAAARRGAEVVAVDLSATLIDLARERVPVDLNSGSVAFSVGDMLDAERGTFDYIVAMDSLIHYEPEDALALIRGFAAQARRAVIFTFAPRTPALALMHAVGQFFPRSDRSPAIVPIAEKRLQGLIEQDDGLQNWRVGRSERIIRGFYTSQGLELVAKS; encoded by the coding sequence ATGGCCAATCCCTCCTACCAGCAGCGCCGCGGCCAGATCGAAACCTATTTCGACCGCACCGCCGCCGATGCCTGGAAACGCCTGACCTCTGATGCACCGCTCGGGCGTATTCGCGAGACGGTGCGCCAGGGCCGAGAGCTGATGCGCCAGACCCTGCTTGAGTGGATGCCGCAGGATTTGTCCGGCTGCCGCCTGCTTGATGCTGGTTGCGGAACCGGGTTGCTCAGTGTCGCGGCCGCGCGCCGTGGCGCGGAGGTGGTGGCAGTGGATCTATCCGCCACCCTGATTGATCTCGCGCGCGAGCGAGTGCCAGTCGATCTCAACAGCGGCTCGGTCGCTTTCTCGGTGGGCGACATGCTGGATGCCGAGCGCGGCACCTTCGATTACATCGTCGCCATGGACTCGCTCATCCACTATGAGCCCGAGGATGCGCTGGCGTTGATCCGAGGTTTTGCCGCCCAAGCGCGGCGCGCGGTGATCTTTACCTTCGCGCCCCGCACGCCGGCGCTGGCGCTGATGCATGCGGTCGGTCAGTTCTTTCCGCGCAGTGATCGCTCCCCGGCCATCGTGCCCATCGCGGAGAAACGGCTGCAGGGTCTGATTGAACAGGATGATGGTTTACAAAACTGGCGGGTCGGTCGTTCCGAGCGCATCATTCGCGGCTTTTATACTTCGCAGGGGCTGGAGTTGGTTGCCAAATCATGA
- the hemN gene encoding oxygen-independent coproporphyrinogen III oxidase: MMPVEISPELLTRFSRFDRPGMPPPAPDAWAESFSGEDYCRTLKEVGRHPDETLALYLHIPFCPGRCLYCGCNTTVTHNSQRIDSYLDALEREVGMVGDAIGTGRDVLQLHVAGGTPNYLNDAQLTRLVELVSSRFRILPETDASIECDPRRTSAGQLELLHALGFRRVTLGVQDLEPRVQRSIGRIQSIDLVRDVYWMAREIGFDSIGFDLIYGLPEQTAASFQSTLDAVIEMAPDRVACFGYSRGTSLAMHQHAIDIHRLPDDMERQRLFEQAVKSFLASGYVWVGLDTFVLDTDELAIAQDEGRLGHNCIGYTTMKADNTIGLGTGAAGEVHGHCVQNEPNLAIWEAMIERGEFPIARGHLLNPTDRRRREAIGYLICNLELPLELAEGCFDEEYRRLAAYASDGLVDVEDNKLRITPTGRYLLRHLCTEHEAYFAWDRARWHFSRSL; this comes from the coding sequence ATGATGCCTGTTGAAATTTCGCCAGAGTTGTTGACCCGATTTAGCCGTTTTGACCGTCCCGGCATGCCCCCACCCGCACCCGATGCTTGGGCCGAAAGCTTTAGTGGGGAGGATTATTGCAGGACACTCAAGGAAGTGGGGCGGCATCCGGACGAGACCCTGGCGCTCTATCTACACATTCCCTTTTGTCCCGGGCGCTGTCTGTACTGCGGCTGCAATACGACCGTCACCCACAATAGCCAACGCATCGACAGCTACCTTGACGCACTTGAGCGCGAGGTTGGAATGGTTGGGGACGCCATCGGAACCGGACGCGATGTGCTGCAACTTCATGTCGCCGGCGGCACGCCAAATTATCTCAACGATGCTCAACTCACGCGCTTGGTGGAATTGGTTAGCAGCCGTTTCCGCATCCTGCCGGAGACGGATGCGTCGATTGAGTGCGATCCGCGGCGCACCTCTGCCGGGCAACTCGAGTTACTGCACGCTTTGGGTTTTCGGCGCGTCACACTTGGTGTGCAGGATCTCGAGCCTAGAGTGCAGCGATCCATCGGTCGTATTCAGTCCATTGATCTGGTGCGTGATGTCTACTGGATGGCGCGCGAGATTGGCTTTGATTCCATTGGCTTTGATCTTATCTACGGTCTGCCCGAGCAAACGGCCGCGAGCTTTCAGTCCACGCTTGATGCCGTGATCGAGATGGCGCCTGACCGGGTGGCCTGCTTCGGTTATTCCCGTGGAACCAGTCTTGCCATGCACCAGCACGCGATTGATATCCACCGGCTACCCGATGACATGGAGCGGCAGCGTTTGTTCGAACAGGCTGTCAAGTCCTTTTTGGCCTCCGGTTATGTGTGGGTCGGGCTGGATACCTTTGTCCTCGATACCGATGAACTGGCCATCGCTCAGGATGAAGGGCGGCTGGGGCACAACTGTATCGGCTATACCACAATGAAAGCGGATAATACCATTGGCCTGGGGACGGGGGCCGCTGGTGAAGTCCACGGTCACTGCGTCCAGAACGAGCCTAATCTCGCGATATGGGAAGCGATGATCGAGCGTGGAGAATTTCCCATTGCCCGTGGGCATCTGCTCAATCCAACCGACCGCCGCCGTCGCGAGGCGATCGGCTATCTCATCTGCAATCTCGAACTTCCGCTGGAACTGGCCGAAGGTTGCTTTGACGAGGAATACCGGCGTCTGGCGGCCTACGCCAGCGATGGCCTGGTCGATGTCGAGGATAACAAGCTGCGCATCACCCCGACCGGTCGCTATTTGCTCCGCCACCTGTGCACCGAGCATGAGGCCTACTTCGCCTGGGATCGTGCCCGCTGGCATTTTTCCAGATCCCTGTGA
- the puhB gene encoding photosynthetic complex putative assembly protein PuhB, with protein sequence MSEYEVEPVPGLPGLLPEGEELLWQGTPLWVPLAKRAFYVRSVLIYFGILILLRCAFILADGDGFVVALQSALWLGFLGLVAGSILTLLAWLYARSTIYSITSRRVVIRFGVVVPMAVNLPFKSIESAGLRVYNDGSGDIPLALVPSQKVNFLIMWPNVRPWHFSKAQPMLRALPEIESVAELLADALKAASAAEANAQSGYSSESGSEKDRQDDDSRQLESVTSSSGAEARATESLATSPSP encoded by the coding sequence GTGAGTGAGTACGAAGTCGAGCCGGTTCCCGGCTTGCCTGGGCTCCTCCCCGAGGGGGAGGAGCTGCTTTGGCAGGGCACCCCGCTGTGGGTGCCGCTTGCCAAGCGGGCGTTTTATGTTCGCTCGGTGCTGATTTACTTCGGGATATTGATCCTGCTGCGGTGCGCTTTCATTCTCGCCGATGGCGATGGATTTGTCGTTGCGCTGCAATCCGCCCTCTGGCTCGGATTCCTTGGGTTGGTTGCTGGCTCCATCTTGACGCTGCTTGCCTGGCTCTATGCACGTTCCACCATCTATAGCATCACTAGCCGACGGGTGGTGATTCGTTTTGGGGTGGTGGTGCCCATGGCGGTGAATTTGCCATTCAAAAGTATCGAGAGTGCCGGTCTGCGTGTTTACAATGATGGCTCGGGCGATATTCCGCTGGCGCTTGTCCCTTCGCAGAAGGTTAATTTTCTGATCATGTGGCCGAATGTTAGGCCCTGGCATTTCTCCAAGGCGCAACCGATGCTGCGCGCTCTTCCCGAGATCGAATCAGTCGCCGAACTGCTGGCCGACGCGCTCAAAGCCGCTTCCGCTGCCGAAGCCAATGCACAGTCCGGTTATAGCTCCGAGTCCGGCTCCGAAAAAGATCGGCAGGATGACGACTCAAGACAACTGGAGTCCGTGACTTCCTCCTCTGGGGCCGAGGCAAGAGCGACCGAATCCTTGGCGACATCACCGTCGCCCTGA
- the bchJ gene encoding bacteriochlorophyll 4-vinyl reductase: MSQSDFQPDSQLYSQLHSQPDKEQPARIGPNAIIRVGEALLALENAEVAERIFAVAGLSRYRQTPPSEMVPEAEVIALQQALRAELPVDAAAAVSRDAGLRTGDYLLAHRIPKPAQRVLKLLPPGPACRMLLKAVAKNAWTFVGSGHYGFEMGRPVRVSIAQCPICRDATASFPVCDFYAGAFERLCQSLVSPRAQVRETQCQALGAAACQFEIDWRR, translated from the coding sequence ATGTCCCAGTCAGATTTCCAGCCAGATTCCCAGTTGTATTCCCAGCTGCACTCACAGCCTGATAAAGAACAGCCAGCGCGCATTGGGCCCAATGCGATTATCCGTGTTGGCGAGGCGCTCTTGGCACTCGAGAACGCCGAGGTGGCGGAGCGAATTTTCGCCGTTGCTGGTCTATCCCGTTATCGTCAGACTCCGCCCTCGGAGATGGTGCCAGAGGCTGAGGTGATTGCATTGCAGCAGGCCCTGCGCGCGGAGCTCCCGGTTGATGCCGCCGCTGCTGTCTCGCGCGATGCCGGGCTACGCACCGGGGATTATCTGCTCGCGCACCGCATCCCCAAGCCGGCCCAGCGTGTGCTGAAATTGCTCCCTCCGGGGCCGGCCTGCCGCATGCTGCTGAAAGCGGTGGCGAAAAACGCCTGGACCTTTGTCGGCAGCGGTCACTATGGATTTGAGATGGGGCGCCCGGTGCGGGTTTCCATCGCCCAGTGTCCAATCTGCCGCGATGCCACAGCCAGTTTTCCGGTCTGCGATTTCTACGCCGGCGCCTTCGAGCGCTTGTGCCAAAGCCTGGTCAGTCCGCGTGCGCAAGTGCGCGAAACCCAGTGCCAAGCGCTTGGCGCCGCAGCCTGTCAGTTCGAGATCGACTGGCGGCGCTGA
- the puhE gene encoding putative photosynthetic complex assembly protein PuhE, which translates to MLSLALAILYALFLWWFSTGVILFLDRLPPRTYRFSLLGATLLGGASVVVAVWVADRADTLGAYAGFTSGVLIWGWLEMTYFMNAITGPRKVACPRDCHRRQRFWLAIQTSLYHELAIVAVGLLLFAVTFGQANQMAAWTFAVLWWMRWSAKLNLFFGVPNLNEDWLPGHLRFLTSYLAKRPMNLLFPVSVTVATVVMTLLIEHALDFPPGSFTAQAAVLAASLLALAILEHWFLVLPVADAALWDWVFEPVDASRAGTEQE; encoded by the coding sequence ATGCTGAGCCTTGCGCTCGCGATTCTCTACGCGCTTTTTTTGTGGTGGTTCAGTACTGGTGTGATCCTTTTTCTGGACCGCCTGCCGCCGCGAACTTATCGCTTTAGTCTGCTCGGCGCCACCTTGCTAGGTGGTGCATCGGTGGTGGTGGCTGTTTGGGTCGCGGATCGAGCTGACACTCTTGGCGCCTATGCCGGCTTTACCAGTGGCGTTTTGATCTGGGGTTGGCTTGAAATGACCTATTTCATGAATGCCATCACAGGTCCGCGCAAGGTTGCTTGTCCGCGCGACTGTCATCGTCGGCAGCGTTTTTGGTTGGCGATTCAGACCAGCCTTTATCATGAGCTGGCCATTGTGGCTGTTGGGCTGCTGCTGTTTGCTGTGACTTTCGGGCAAGCCAACCAAATGGCGGCCTGGACTTTTGCAGTGCTTTGGTGGATGCGCTGGAGCGCCAAGCTGAATCTGTTTTTTGGGGTGCCCAATCTGAATGAGGACTGGCTGCCCGGGCATCTGCGGTTTTTGACCAGTTATCTGGCCAAACGGCCAATGAATCTGCTATTCCCGGTCTCGGTGACGGTGGCGACCGTGGTGATGACGCTGCTGATCGAGCATGCACTCGATTTTCCCCCAGGTAGCTTTACCGCGCAGGCGGCTGTATTGGCAGCCAGTCTGCTTGCGCTGGCCATCCTTGAGCACTGGTTTCTGGTGTTGCCGGTGGCCGATGCCGCGCTATGGGATTGGGTGTTTGAACCCGTTGATGCGTCGCGCGCTGGCACGGAGCAAGAATAA
- the puhC gene encoding photosynthetic complex assembly protein PuhC gives MSDPFEGRGFPRPVLIGAAILISFTIAVAAFVRLTGIGKSENEFAAIAAERELHFREINPSTIEVIAEGQRIALLDSNEDGFIFGVLRGLGHHRKVSEADIDRPYIVSMRVDGRLVLEDPTTGEQLDLRAYGADNASAFRELLQAGHQESTSPSVAVPATGLPGQPDPAR, from the coding sequence TTGAGTGACCCATTCGAGGGACGGGGTTTTCCGCGTCCCGTACTGATTGGCGCGGCCATTCTAATCAGCTTTACCATTGCCGTGGCGGCCTTTGTGCGGCTGACCGGCATCGGCAAGAGCGAAAACGAGTTTGCCGCAATCGCGGCCGAGCGCGAATTGCATTTTCGCGAGATCAATCCGAGTACCATTGAGGTGATTGCCGAAGGGCAGCGTATTGCTCTGCTTGATTCCAATGAGGATGGCTTTATCTTTGGCGTGCTGCGCGGGCTTGGGCATCATCGCAAGGTCAGCGAAGCTGATATTGATCGCCCTTATATCGTGTCCATGCGCGTTGATGGGCGCCTGGTGCTTGAAGATCCGACAACTGGTGAACAACTTGATCTGCGAGCCTACGGCGCGGACAACGCCTCCGCCTTTCGCGAGTTGTTGCAAGCCGGGCATCAAGAGTCCACTTCTCCTTCCGTGGCGGTTCCGGCAACTGGTTTGCCAGGGCAGCCAGACCCCGCTCGCTAA
- the puhA gene encoding photosynthetic reaction center subunit H has product MPSGFITQYIDVAQLTLWAFWFFFFGVVYFIRREDKREGYPVESQRMFGAIKMMEGFPPLPKPKTFVLPHNGGEVVKPSPDRPQYDFKLEPVDNFPGAAFRPVGNPMLAGVGPGSYAVRSDKPDLTHGGEPRIVPMRVAKHFSVVDKDPDPRGMTVIGADGEVGGKVTEIWVDRSEPQVRYLELETSNKKKVLLPINMCVVKGKKQQVKVQSINGAHFNDAPTLASYDQISLAEEDKVTAYYGGGTLYATPDRAEPFL; this is encoded by the coding sequence ATGCCATCTGGTTTTATTACGCAGTATATCGACGTCGCTCAGCTCACGCTCTGGGCTTTCTGGTTTTTCTTTTTTGGTGTTGTCTATTTTATCCGTCGCGAGGATAAGCGCGAAGGATATCCTGTCGAATCCCAGCGCATGTTTGGCGCGATCAAAATGATGGAGGGTTTCCCTCCGCTGCCCAAGCCCAAGACCTTTGTGCTGCCACACAATGGTGGTGAGGTCGTTAAACCCAGCCCAGATCGTCCGCAGTACGATTTTAAGCTGGAGCCGGTCGACAACTTCCCCGGCGCTGCATTTCGGCCGGTTGGTAACCCCATGTTGGCTGGCGTTGGTCCGGGCTCCTATGCCGTGCGTTCCGATAAGCCGGACCTTACCCACGGCGGCGAGCCGCGCATTGTGCCCATGCGAGTGGCCAAGCATTTTTCCGTGGTCGATAAGGATCCGGATCCGCGCGGCATGACCGTGATCGGAGCCGACGGTGAAGTTGGTGGTAAGGTCACCGAAATCTGGGTGGATCGCTCCGAGCCTCAGGTGCGTTACCTCGAGCTCGAAACCAGCAACAAGAAGAAGGTGCTGCTGCCAATCAACATGTGCGTGGTCAAGGGCAAGAAGCAGCAAGTGAAAGTCCAATCCATCAATGGCGCGCACTTTAACGATGCTCCCACCCTGGCCAGCTACGACCAAATTAGCCTGGCTGAAGAGGACAAGGTGACAGCCTACTATGGCGGCGGCACCCTCTATGCTACTCCTGATCGGGCGGAGCCCTTTCTGTGA
- a CDS encoding magnesium chelatase subunit H, which yields MATKTSTSGSKLGGQSVTAQTPVNVVIVTLDSHLAGATERAQALLKNEIPGLRLTLHAAAEWEQDPEALQRCRQDIAQGDIIVSTMLFMDDHIKAVLPALEARRDHCDALVGCMSAGEVTKLTRMGKFDMTAKQGGVMSLLKRLRGSSRKAEQEEGQSSGGASSNASDGAKQMAMLRRIPKILRFIPGTAQDVRAYFLVLQYWLAGSDENVANLVRQLIDRYADGPRSALRGTLKVPAPTEYPEVGLYHPRLRGRISDKLAKLPAKLPKNAEIKGQVGLLVMRSYVLAGNTGHYDGVIKALEARGLRAIPAFASGLDARAAIEKFFFNKGKPSVDAVVSLTGFSLVGGPAYNDSAAAQELLARLDVPYLAAHPVEFQTLEQWQASDRGLMPVEATMMVAIPELDGSTGPMVFGGRSAEAAVDRARDMQPQPERADTLAARVERLVRLRHTPAKDRKIAAVLFNFPPNAGNTGTAAYLSVFESLFRTMQALKADGYKVELPKNADDLRERVIYGNAAVHGAHANVAARIASDDHVRRERYLAEIESQWGPAPGKQQSDGASIFVLGEHFGNVFVGIQPSFGWEGDPMRLLFDKGFAPTHAFSAFYRYLKEDFAAHAVLHFGTHGALEFMPGKQAGLSAACWPDRLIGDLPNLYLYASNNPSEGTIAKRRAAATLVSYLTPPIANAGLYRGLVDLKGSIEHWRGLTPEAPEDERRDLAQLIQAQAAELDLCDAEPQWEMSAAEGHVQRLNDEILELEYTLIPYGLHVVGEPPNGQERLDLLMAVAESSVTGEVSRDAVQALTEGASPAQALKAAGLEASEDKVARYSELANYNKLLSEDHETPAILRALSGRFVRPAPGGDLLRTPEILPTGRNLHGFDPFRIPSTFAFKEGGRHAQQLLDRYSQDGHPLPESIALVLWGTDNLKTEGGPIAQALHLIGAKPRLDSYGRVCGAELTSLEELGRPRIDVVMTLSGIFRDLLPLQTQLLAEASYLAATADEPIEQNFVRKHALAYQLEHGCDMDTAALRVFSNADGAYGSNVNHLIDNSRWDEEDELAETYTQRKCFAYGRAGKPVRQAELLKSVLGEVELAYQNLDSVELGVTTVDHYFDTLGGISRAVGRSKGKEVPVYIGDQTRGDGQVRTLAEQVALETRTRMLNPKWYEGMLKHGYEGVRQIEVHVTNTMGWSATTGQVAPWVYQRMTETFVLDEEMRERLAALNPTASAKVANRLLEAHERNYWTPDASTLEALRRAGEELEDRLEGITEGVAAA from the coding sequence ATGGCAACAAAGACGTCGACTTCGGGTTCAAAATTAGGCGGTCAGTCAGTGACGGCGCAAACGCCCGTCAATGTCGTGATCGTTACCCTGGACAGCCACCTCGCCGGTGCCACCGAGCGCGCGCAAGCGCTACTAAAAAATGAAATCCCCGGTCTGCGCCTGACGCTGCACGCGGCGGCCGAGTGGGAGCAAGACCCCGAGGCGCTGCAGCGCTGCCGCCAGGATATCGCCCAGGGCGACATCATTGTCTCGACCATGTTGTTCATGGACGATCATATCAAGGCGGTGTTGCCGGCACTGGAGGCACGGCGCGATCACTGCGATGCCCTGGTTGGCTGCATGTCCGCCGGCGAGGTGACCAAGCTGACCCGTATGGGTAAGTTTGACATGACCGCCAAACAGGGCGGCGTCATGTCGCTGCTCAAGCGCTTGCGCGGCAGTTCGCGCAAGGCCGAGCAGGAGGAAGGCCAGTCTTCCGGTGGCGCGTCCAGCAACGCCAGCGACGGCGCCAAACAAATGGCCATGCTGCGCCGTATCCCGAAAATCCTGCGGTTTATTCCTGGCACTGCCCAGGATGTGCGGGCCTATTTTCTGGTGCTGCAATACTGGCTGGCTGGCTCGGACGAGAATGTCGCCAACCTGGTGCGCCAACTCATTGACCGCTATGCCGATGGCCCGCGCTCGGCGCTGCGCGGCACGCTCAAGGTTCCGGCGCCCACTGAATATCCCGAGGTGGGCCTTTATCACCCGCGCCTGCGCGGTCGCATCAGCGACAAGCTGGCGAAATTGCCAGCCAAGCTGCCCAAAAATGCCGAGATCAAGGGTCAGGTCGGTTTGCTGGTGATGCGCTCCTACGTGCTGGCGGGCAACACCGGCCACTATGATGGCGTGATCAAGGCGCTCGAGGCCCGTGGCCTGCGGGCGATTCCGGCCTTCGCCAGCGGCCTGGACGCGCGCGCGGCGATCGAAAAGTTTTTCTTCAATAAGGGCAAGCCCAGCGTTGATGCGGTGGTTTCCCTGACCGGCTTCTCCCTGGTTGGCGGTCCGGCCTATAACGACTCCGCCGCCGCGCAGGAGCTGCTGGCCCGGTTGGACGTGCCTTATCTGGCCGCGCACCCGGTTGAGTTCCAAACCCTGGAGCAATGGCAGGCCTCTGATCGCGGCCTGATGCCGGTCGAGGCCACCATGATGGTCGCCATCCCGGAGCTGGATGGCTCCACCGGACCCATGGTTTTCGGTGGTCGCTCGGCCGAGGCGGCGGTGGATCGCGCGCGTGACATGCAGCCCCAGCCCGAGCGTGCGGATACCCTGGCCGCGCGTGTCGAGCGCCTGGTTCGGTTACGCCATACGCCCGCCAAGGATCGCAAGATCGCGGCCGTGCTGTTTAACTTCCCGCCCAACGCGGGGAATACGGGAACAGCCGCTTACCTGTCGGTATTTGAATCACTGTTTCGCACCATGCAGGCGCTCAAGGCCGACGGCTACAAGGTCGAGCTGCCCAAGAATGCCGATGACTTGCGCGAGCGCGTTATCTACGGCAATGCCGCCGTGCATGGCGCCCATGCCAATGTGGCGGCGCGCATCGCGAGCGACGACCATGTCCGCCGTGAGCGCTATCTGGCCGAGATCGAGAGCCAGTGGGGTCCGGCGCCCGGCAAGCAGCAAAGCGATGGCGCCTCGATTTTTGTACTGGGCGAGCACTTCGGCAACGTCTTCGTCGGCATCCAGCCGAGCTTCGGTTGGGAAGGAGACCCCATGCGGTTGTTGTTCGACAAAGGCTTTGCGCCCACCCATGCCTTCTCGGCCTTCTACCGCTATCTGAAGGAAGACTTCGCCGCCCATGCGGTGCTGCATTTCGGCACCCATGGCGCGCTGGAATTCATGCCTGGCAAACAAGCGGGCCTGAGTGCGGCCTGTTGGCCGGATCGGCTCATCGGCGACCTGCCCAATCTTTATCTCTACGCCTCGAACAACCCCTCCGAGGGCACCATCGCCAAGCGCCGTGCCGCCGCGACCCTGGTCAGCTATCTCACGCCCCCGATTGCCAATGCTGGCCTCTATCGCGGCCTGGTTGACCTGAAAGGCTCCATTGAGCACTGGCGTGGACTGACGCCAGAAGCCCCGGAAGACGAACGCCGTGATCTGGCGCAGCTGATTCAGGCTCAGGCGGCCGAGTTGGATCTGTGTGATGCCGAGCCACAGTGGGAGATGAGCGCGGCCGAGGGGCATGTGCAGCGCCTGAATGATGAAATCCTCGAGCTCGAATACACTCTGATTCCCTATGGGCTGCATGTGGTCGGCGAGCCGCCCAATGGCCAGGAACGTCTGGATCTGCTGATGGCGGTGGCCGAGTCCAGCGTCACCGGCGAGGTTAGCCGCGATGCCGTGCAGGCTCTGACCGAAGGCGCCAGCCCGGCGCAAGCGCTGAAGGCCGCCGGTCTCGAGGCCAGCGAGGACAAGGTCGCCCGCTACAGCGAATTGGCCAACTACAACAAGCTGCTGAGCGAGGACCACGAAACCCCGGCCATTCTGCGCGCGCTCTCCGGGCGTTTTGTCAGGCCGGCACCGGGCGGGGATTTGCTGCGCACACCAGAGATTCTGCCCACCGGGCGCAATCTACACGGTTTCGACCCCTTCCGCATTCCCAGCACCTTCGCCTTCAAGGAGGGCGGACGCCACGCCCAGCAGTTGCTGGATCGCTACAGTCAGGACGGGCATCCGCTGCCCGAGTCCATCGCCCTGGTGCTCTGGGGAACGGACAACCTAAAGACCGAAGGTGGCCCCATCGCCCAGGCGCTGCACCTGATCGGCGCCAAGCCCAGGCTCGACAGCTACGGGCGGGTGTGCGGCGCCGAGCTGACTTCCCTGGAAGAGCTTGGCCGCCCGCGCATCGATGTGGTCATGACTCTGTCGGGCATTTTCCGCGATCTGCTGCCACTCCAGACCCAACTGCTGGCCGAAGCCAGCTACCTGGCCGCGACGGCGGATGAGCCTATCGAGCAGAACTTCGTCCGCAAGCACGCCCTAGCCTATCAGCTGGAGCACGGCTGCGACATGGATACCGCCGCGCTGCGCGTTTTCAGCAACGCCGATGGCGCCTATGGCTCCAATGTCAATCATCTCATCGACAACAGCCGGTGGGACGAGGAGGACGAACTCGCCGAGACCTATACCCAGCGCAAGTGCTTCGCTTATGGCCGCGCCGGCAAGCCGGTGCGCCAGGCCGAGCTACTGAAAAGCGTGCTGGGCGAGGTGGAACTGGCTTACCAAAACCTGGACTCGGTCGAACTCGGCGTCACCACGGTGGATCACTATTTCGATACCCTGGGCGGCATCAGCCGCGCGGTTGGGCGTTCCAAGGGCAAGGAGGTGCCGGTCTACATCGGCGACCAGACCCGTGGCGACGGTCAGGTGCGCACCCTCGCCGAGCAGGTGGCGCTCGAGACCCGCACGCGCATGCTCAACCCCAAGTGGTACGAGGGCATGCTCAAGCACGGCTACGAGGGCGTGCGCCAGATCGAGGTCCATGTCACCAACACCATGGGCTGGTCGGCCACCACCGGGCAGGTTGCACCATGGGTCTATCAGCGCATGACCGAAACTTTTGTGCTCGATGAGGAAATGCGCGAGCGCCTGGCGGCATTGAACCCAACCGCTTCGGCCAAGGTCGCCAACCGCCTGCTCGAGGCCCATGAACGTAACTACTGGACGCCCGATGCCAGCACCCTGGAGGCTTTGCGTCGCGCGGGTGAGGAGCTTGAAGATAGGCTTGAGGGCATTACCGAGGGAGTGGCGGCCGCGTGA
- a CDS encoding PucC family protein → MDALIGSALSGHGGLALGTWAAVQVTALGWLIAPCGALCDHLFQWPVDGALVGPALVRSSVGNGFVSSLEAVLLFATMIAVGPLMRRMGTTQTRSLPTGPGLPGLP, encoded by the coding sequence ATGGATGCGCTGATAGGGAGTGCGCTTAGCGGTCACGGCGGACTGGCACTGGGAACCTGGGCCGCGGTGCAGGTGACCGCGCTTGGGTGGTTGATCGCGCCCTGCGGTGCACTGTGCGATCATTTATTCCAGTGGCCGGTCGATGGTGCGCTGGTGGGGCCGGCCTTGGTCAGGTCAAGTGTCGGCAATGGGTTCGTTTCTTCTCTCGAGGCTGTCTTACTTTTCGCTACAATGATCGCCGTGGGGCCGCTCATGCGGCGCATGGGCACCACCCAGACGCGGTCTTTACCAACGGGGCCTGGCTTGCCTGGGCTTCCCTAA